The following are from one region of the Natronosporangium hydrolyticum genome:
- a CDS encoding precorrin-3B synthase: MSAVSSASPRDGGDRCPGALRAHQAADGALVRVRIPGGRVTSAQLRRLSAAARRDADGTLELTSRGNLQLRGISDEAGVGRLAGDLAEIGLLPSVSHERVRNLIASPLSGLDQAGHLDIRRLVRQVDAAVCGDADLAHLSGRFLIALDDGRGDVTGLGADLCWTAGTGALLVAGADLGLRIDLYSVPDALVTAARAFLAVAAGRRDVWRVADLPGAPAAIVASLGGPTADPVPAPRAGPPRLGGHRHGFVVAMAPLGRLTAAQADAIADHAATGELVTTPWRSVVVPTAAPAADLAATGLIVDPASPWVGVTACTGRPGCASALADVRADATAVLAALAAHEPSEGCTSGGHGPSGVDDLPLHWAGCDRVCGRPAGPVAVAVATGAGYRVAGPGGEHHGPLPQRLAEARRPR, translated from the coding sequence GTGTCGGCTGTCTCCTCCGCATCCCCCCGTGACGGCGGTGACCGCTGTCCGGGCGCCCTCCGTGCGCACCAGGCCGCCGACGGTGCATTGGTCCGGGTGCGGATCCCCGGGGGCCGGGTGACGAGTGCCCAACTCCGGCGGCTCTCCGCCGCCGCCCGGCGGGACGCGGACGGCACCCTGGAGCTGACCTCCCGCGGGAACCTGCAGCTACGCGGCATCAGCGACGAGGCGGGCGTCGGCCGCCTCGCCGGTGACCTGGCGGAGATCGGCCTGTTACCCAGCGTCAGCCATGAACGGGTCCGCAACCTCATCGCCTCCCCGCTCAGTGGGCTCGACCAGGCCGGGCACCTCGACATTCGCCGGCTAGTCAGGCAGGTGGACGCGGCGGTGTGCGGCGATGCCGATCTCGCTCACCTCAGCGGCCGGTTCCTGATCGCCCTCGACGACGGCCGGGGCGACGTCACCGGGCTCGGTGCCGACCTGTGCTGGACCGCCGGCACCGGGGCGCTGCTGGTCGCCGGTGCCGACCTGGGCCTGCGGATCGATCTCTACTCGGTGCCAGATGCGCTGGTCACGGCCGCCCGGGCCTTCCTGGCCGTGGCGGCGGGCCGTCGCGACGTGTGGCGGGTCGCGGACCTGCCCGGGGCGCCGGCCGCGATCGTGGCATCCCTCGGTGGCCCCACGGCCGACCCGGTGCCGGCGCCCCGGGCGGGCCCGCCCCGCCTCGGCGGCCACCGGCACGGGTTCGTTGTGGCGATGGCGCCACTGGGTCGGCTCACCGCCGCCCAGGCAGACGCCATCGCCGACCACGCAGCGACCGGCGAGCTGGTGACCACTCCGTGGCGCAGTGTGGTGGTGCCCACCGCGGCCCCGGCGGCGGACCTGGCCGCAACCGGACTGATCGTTGACCCAGCGTCGCCGTGGGTGGGGGTGACCGCCTGCACCGGTCGGCCGGGCTGCGCCAGCGCGCTCGCCGATGTCCGCGCCGATGCCACCGCCGTCCTCGCCGCCCTCGCCGCCCACGAGCCATCCGAGGGCTGCACATCCGGGGGCCACGGCCCATCCGGCGTCGACGACCTACCACTGCACTGGGCCGGGTGCGACCGGGTCTGCGGTCGCCCGGCCGGGCCGGTGGCGGTGGCGGTCGCCACCGGAGCCGGCTATCGTGTCGCGGGCCCTGGGGGCGAGCACCACGGCCCGCTCCCGCAGCGGCTCGCCGAGGCACGGAGACCACGTTGA
- the cobN gene encoding cobaltochelatase subunit CobN, with protein sequence MSTAGGGTILLLSTSDTDLLSARASGVEFRLANPARVGDDPAALAPLLDGVDIVVVRILGGYRMWQPCLDALLGGDLPVVALGGEQLPDADLMARSTVARGIAAQAHAYLAQGGPDNLRELYGFLSDTLLLTGHGFAPPAEQPAWGVLAREARTVTGPTVGVLYYRAHHLSGNTAFVDALCTAVEDAGGIPLPIFCASLRTPDPELLETLGTVDALLVTVLAAGGTRPADASAGGADDAWDVGALAALDVPILQALALTSDRDTWSDNDDGLSPLDAATQVAVPEFDGRLVTVPFSFKETDSDGLPRYVADPERARRVAGIAVRHARLRHLPPAQRRIAVVLSAYPTKHARVGNAVGLDTPASAVLLLRALHERGYDVGPLDGPGALPGLTPGEDDGDRFIHALIAAGGQDPEWLTEEKLSGNPVRVPAETYRRWFEALPAELRESMTEHWGPPPGELFVDSTGDGPGDIVLAGLRAGNILLMIQPPRGFGENPVAIYHDPDLPPTHHYLAAYRWLDEEFGAHAVVHLGKHGSLEWLPGKNLGLSASCGPDAVLGDLPLVYPFLVNDPGEGAQAKRRAHATIVDHLVPPMARAESYGDIARLEQLLDEYANVATMDPAKLPAIRGQIWTLIQAARLDHDLGLEQRPHDAEFDDFLLHVDGWLCEVKDAQIRDGLHVLGQAPAGEARVNLTLAILRARQVFGGQAGAVPGLRAALGLDEGTADQTAEVDRIEAVARRLVAAMEQREWAQAAIDEVCAEVLGDTLSGADDPRGELVKRVLDFAASEVVPRLAGTAGELDAVLHALDGGYVPAGPSGSPLRGLVNVLPTGRNFYTVDPKAVPSRLAWETGQAMATSLLERYRRDTGDWPRSVGLSAWGTSAMRTSGDDIAEVLALIGAQPTWDAASRRVTGFEIIPLADLDRPRIDVTLRISGFFRDAFPHVVLLLDDAIRAVAARDEPDDQNFLAAHARAAAAEHGDERRATTRIFGSKPGAYGAGLLPLIDSGNWRDDADLAEVYTVWGGFAYGRDLDGRPAREDMESAYRRIAVAAKNTDTREHDIADSDDYFQFHGGMIATVRALTGQAPRAYIGDSTTPDATRTRSLTEETARVFRARVVNPRWITAMRRHGYKGAFEMAATVDYLFGYDATAGVVTDWMYEQLATGYVLDPENQAFLRRSNPWALRGIVERLTEAADRGLWAKPDPELLDALRQAYLEVEGDLEESG encoded by the coding sequence ATGTCCACCGCTGGTGGCGGCACGATTCTGCTTCTATCCACCTCGGACACCGACCTGCTCAGCGCCCGGGCGAGCGGCGTGGAGTTCCGGCTGGCCAACCCGGCCCGAGTCGGCGACGACCCGGCTGCGCTCGCCCCGCTGCTCGACGGCGTCGACATCGTGGTGGTACGCATCCTCGGTGGCTACCGGATGTGGCAGCCCTGCCTCGACGCCCTGCTCGGCGGCGATCTGCCGGTGGTGGCGCTCGGCGGCGAGCAGCTGCCCGACGCCGACCTGATGGCCCGCTCAACCGTGGCCCGGGGCATCGCCGCACAGGCCCACGCGTACCTGGCCCAGGGCGGCCCGGACAATCTGCGCGAGCTGTACGGGTTCCTCAGCGACACGCTGCTGTTGACCGGTCACGGATTCGCGCCACCGGCCGAGCAGCCCGCCTGGGGCGTACTGGCACGCGAGGCGCGGACCGTGACCGGCCCCACCGTCGGGGTGCTCTACTACCGGGCGCACCACCTCAGCGGCAACACCGCCTTCGTCGACGCGCTCTGCACAGCGGTCGAGGACGCGGGTGGGATCCCGCTGCCGATCTTCTGCGCCAGCCTGCGCACCCCCGACCCGGAGCTGCTGGAGACCCTGGGCACGGTCGATGCGCTGCTGGTCACGGTGCTGGCCGCCGGGGGCACCCGACCGGCGGACGCGTCGGCTGGCGGCGCCGACGATGCCTGGGATGTGGGTGCGCTGGCCGCCCTCGACGTGCCGATCCTGCAGGCGCTGGCGTTGACCAGCGACCGGGACACCTGGTCCGACAACGACGACGGCCTCAGCCCGCTCGATGCCGCTACCCAGGTGGCGGTGCCGGAGTTCGACGGCCGGCTGGTCACGGTGCCGTTCTCGTTCAAAGAGACCGACTCCGACGGGCTGCCGCGCTACGTCGCCGACCCGGAGCGGGCCCGCCGAGTGGCCGGTATCGCCGTCCGCCACGCCCGGTTGCGGCACCTCCCGCCGGCGCAACGGCGGATCGCCGTAGTGCTCTCCGCGTACCCCACCAAGCATGCCCGGGTCGGCAACGCCGTCGGGCTGGACACGCCGGCCAGCGCGGTGCTGCTGCTGCGGGCGCTGCACGAGCGCGGGTACGACGTCGGCCCGCTCGACGGCCCCGGCGCGCTGCCCGGCCTCACTCCTGGCGAGGACGACGGCGACCGGTTTATCCACGCGCTGATCGCGGCGGGCGGGCAGGATCCAGAGTGGTTGACCGAGGAGAAGCTCTCCGGCAATCCGGTTCGGGTGCCTGCCGAGACCTACCGGCGCTGGTTCGAGGCGCTCCCGGCGGAGCTGCGGGAGTCGATGACCGAGCACTGGGGGCCGCCACCCGGCGAACTCTTCGTCGACTCCACCGGCGACGGCCCTGGCGACATCGTCCTCGCCGGCCTACGCGCCGGCAACATCCTGCTGATGATCCAGCCGCCGCGCGGATTCGGCGAGAATCCAGTGGCGATCTACCACGATCCGGACCTGCCGCCGACCCACCACTATCTGGCCGCCTACCGGTGGCTGGACGAGGAGTTCGGTGCCCACGCCGTGGTGCACCTGGGTAAGCACGGCTCGCTGGAGTGGTTGCCCGGCAAGAACCTCGGGCTGTCGGCCAGCTGCGGCCCGGACGCCGTCCTCGGCGACCTGCCGTTGGTCTATCCGTTCCTGGTCAACGATCCTGGCGAGGGCGCGCAGGCCAAGCGACGGGCACACGCCACCATCGTGGACCACCTGGTGCCGCCGATGGCCCGGGCCGAGAGCTACGGCGATATCGCCCGGCTGGAACAGCTTCTCGACGAGTACGCCAACGTGGCCACCATGGATCCGGCGAAGCTGCCGGCGATCCGGGGGCAGATCTGGACCCTGATCCAGGCCGCCCGCCTCGACCACGACCTGGGCTTGGAGCAGCGACCCCACGACGCGGAGTTCGACGACTTCTTGCTCCACGTGGACGGCTGGCTGTGCGAGGTCAAGGACGCGCAGATCCGCGACGGCCTGCACGTGCTCGGTCAGGCGCCGGCCGGGGAGGCCCGGGTCAACTTGACGCTGGCGATCCTGCGGGCTCGGCAGGTCTTCGGCGGTCAGGCCGGCGCGGTGCCCGGGCTGCGGGCCGCGCTCGGGCTCGACGAGGGCACCGCTGACCAGACCGCCGAGGTCGACCGGATCGAGGCGGTGGCCCGGCGGTTGGTGGCGGCGATGGAGCAGCGCGAATGGGCGCAGGCCGCGATCGACGAGGTCTGCGCCGAAGTCCTGGGTGACACCTTGTCGGGCGCCGACGACCCGCGCGGCGAACTGGTCAAGCGGGTACTCGACTTCGCCGCTTCCGAGGTCGTGCCGAGACTGGCCGGCACCGCCGGTGAGCTCGACGCGGTGCTGCACGCCCTCGACGGCGGTTACGTGCCGGCCGGGCCGAGCGGGTCGCCGTTGCGCGGCTTGGTCAACGTGTTGCCGACCGGCCGCAACTTCTACACCGTCGACCCGAAGGCCGTCCCGAGCCGGCTGGCGTGGGAGACCGGGCAGGCGATGGCGACGTCGCTGCTGGAGCGCTACCGTCGCGACACCGGCGACTGGCCCCGCTCGGTCGGGCTTTCGGCGTGGGGCACCTCGGCTATGCGCACCTCCGGCGACGACATCGCCGAGGTGTTGGCGTTGATCGGGGCCCAACCGACCTGGGACGCCGCCTCCCGGCGGGTCACCGGCTTCGAAATCATCCCGCTGGCCGACCTGGACCGCCCCCGGATCGACGTGACCCTGCGGATCAGCGGCTTCTTCCGGGACGCGTTCCCGCATGTGGTGCTGCTGCTCGACGACGCGATCCGGGCGGTCGCGGCGCGCGACGAGCCGGACGACCAGAACTTCCTCGCCGCGCATGCTCGCGCCGCCGCCGCCGAGCACGGCGACGAGCGCCGCGCCACCACCCGGATCTTCGGCTCCAAACCAGGGGCGTACGGAGCCGGGTTGCTGCCGCTGATCGACAGTGGCAATTGGCGCGACGATGCCGACCTGGCCGAGGTCTACACCGTCTGGGGCGGCTTCGCCTACGGCCGGGACCTGGACGGCCGACCCGCCCGCGAGGACATGGAGTCGGCGTACCGGCGGATCGCGGTGGCGGCGAAGAACACCGACACCCGCGAGCACGACATCGCCGACTCCGACGACTACTTCCAGTTCCACGGCGGGATGATCGCCACCGTGCGGGCGCTGACCGGGCAGGCCCCGCGGGCATACATCGGTGACAGCACCACCCCGGACGCGACCCGCACCCGGTCGTTGACCGAGGAGACCGCGCGGGTGTTCCGGGCCCGGGTGGTCAACCCCCGCTGGATCACCGCGATGCGCCGGCACGGTTACAAGGGCGCGTTCGAGATGGCCGCCACAGTGGACTACCTGTTCGGTTACGACGCCACCGCCGGGGTGGTAACCGACTGGATGTATGAGCAGCTCGCCACCGGCTACGTGCTGGACCCGGAGAATCAGGCGTTCCTGCGCCGGTCCAATCCGTGGGCGCTACGCGGCATCGTCGAGCGGCTCACCGAGGCGGCCGACCGGGGCCTGTGGGCTAAGCCCGACCCGGAGCTGCTAGACGCGCTGCGCCAGGCGTACCTCGAGGTCGAGGGTGACCTGGAGGAGTCGGGCTAG
- the cobA gene encoding uroporphyrinogen-III C-methyltransferase produces the protein MAGGFAVAAHGHATGESLARPGVPTGPAPARRPGNPGAAPGPRPSADTAELGLVTLVGAGPGDPGLVTARGRERLAEADVVVADRLVPHSLLATLRPEVRVVDVSKQPRGAFVPQERINEILIAEARAGHRVVRFKGGDPFVFGRGMEEVQACRAAGVPVEVVPGVSSAIAVPELAGVPVTHRGLTQGFTVVSAHLPPGDPGSTVDWAGVAAAGTTIVLLMAVHTLPEVTAALLAHGLDPATPAASVENGGTERQRVLTGRLADIAEVAAAHDLHAPAVTVIGEAAAFASPTPPGHPRPRGTPGAARLAAPGRA, from the coding sequence CTGGCCGGCGGATTCGCGGTCGCCGCCCATGGGCACGCCACCGGGGAGAGCCTCGCCCGCCCCGGCGTACCGACCGGGCCGGCCCCGGCCCGCAGGCCCGGCAATCCGGGCGCGGCGCCCGGGCCCCGCCCCTCGGCCGACACGGCTGAGCTCGGTCTGGTCACGCTGGTCGGTGCCGGCCCCGGGGATCCTGGTCTGGTGACGGCCCGGGGCCGGGAGCGGCTCGCCGAGGCCGATGTGGTGGTCGCCGACCGGCTCGTGCCCCACTCGCTGCTGGCGACGCTGCGGCCGGAGGTGCGGGTGGTGGACGTGTCGAAGCAGCCGCGCGGCGCGTTCGTCCCGCAGGAGCGGATCAACGAGATCCTGATCGCCGAGGCCCGCGCCGGCCATCGGGTGGTGCGGTTCAAAGGCGGCGACCCCTTCGTCTTCGGCCGCGGCATGGAGGAGGTGCAAGCCTGCCGGGCCGCCGGCGTGCCGGTCGAGGTGGTGCCCGGCGTCTCCAGCGCCATCGCGGTCCCCGAGCTGGCCGGGGTGCCGGTCACCCACCGCGGGTTGACTCAGGGATTCACGGTGGTCTCCGCGCACCTGCCGCCGGGCGACCCGGGCAGCACCGTCGACTGGGCCGGGGTGGCCGCTGCCGGCACCACCATCGTGCTGCTCATGGCGGTGCACACGCTGCCCGAGGTCACCGCCGCGCTACTCGCGCACGGCCTGGACCCGGCGACCCCGGCGGCCAGCGTCGAGAACGGCGGCACCGAACGGCAGCGGGTGCTGACCGGCCGGCTGGCCGACATCGCCGAGGTCGCGGCGGCCCATGACCTGCACGCGCCGGCCGTGACCGTGATCGGAGAAGCGGCGGCGTTCGCTAGCCCGACTCCTCCAGGTCACCCTCGACCTCGAGGTACGCCTGGCGCAGCGCGTCTAGCAGCTCCGGGTCGGGCTTAG
- the cobO gene encoding cob(I)yrinic acid a,c-diamide adenosyltransferase, whose translation MPQGQPATVPDDGLTTRQRRNRPLLVVHTGEMKGKSTAAFGLALRGWNQGWSIAVFQFVKSAKWTVGEESALRALGQLHEQTGQGGPVAWYKMGAGWSWSRTQGTEVDHAAQAAEGWAEIKRRLAETEHDLYVLDEFTYPMKWGWVDVAEVVDTLRQRPGRQHVVITGRDADPRLVEAADLVTEMTKIKHPMDAGQKGQRGIEW comes from the coding sequence ATGCCGCAGGGTCAACCGGCCACGGTGCCCGATGACGGGCTGACCACCCGGCAGCGCCGCAATCGGCCGCTGCTGGTCGTCCACACCGGTGAGATGAAGGGGAAATCTACCGCCGCGTTCGGGCTGGCGCTGCGGGGCTGGAACCAGGGCTGGTCGATCGCGGTGTTCCAGTTCGTCAAGAGCGCCAAATGGACCGTCGGTGAGGAGAGCGCCCTGCGCGCCCTCGGGCAGCTCCATGAGCAGACCGGGCAAGGCGGACCGGTCGCCTGGTACAAGATGGGCGCCGGCTGGAGCTGGAGCCGTACCCAGGGCACCGAGGTCGACCACGCGGCCCAGGCCGCCGAGGGTTGGGCCGAGATCAAGCGGCGGCTCGCCGAGACCGAGCACGACCTGTATGTGCTGGACGAGTTCACCTACCCGATGAAGTGGGGCTGGGTGGACGTGGCCGAGGTGGTGGACACGCTCCGGCAGCGTCCCGGTCGCCAGCACGTGGTCATCACCGGCCGAGACGCCGACCCCCGACTCGTCGAGGCGGCTGACCTGGTCACCGAGATGACCAAGATCAAGCACCCGATGGACGCCGGGCAGAAGGGCCAGCGGGGGATCGAATGGTGA
- a CDS encoding VWA domain-containing protein, which translates to MDDMALALSLCAVSPAIGGVLVRGEKGTAKSTTVRALTALLPAVDVIEGCRFSCAPDAVDPQCPDGPHPAPVSARTRPARLVELPVGASEDRVLGALHLERALSEGVTAYDPGLLAAAHRGLLYVDEVNLLPDHLVDVLLDAAAMGRATVERESVSVTHAARFVLVGTMNPEEGELRPQLLDRFGLTVEVAASRDPQVRAEVMRRRLAYEADPAGFAARYAEADAALGARVADARKLLPTVRLTDEMVTRIAALCAAADVDGVRADLVIARTALAHAAWSGRTEVVNGDVRVAARLALPHRRRRNPFDPPEQDQADLDRALDDAGLDDTPPGEPDPPAGGPPPDGPPDPDGPDDPVDGPDGPGDGPDGPDGPDGPGDAPQQPDGPAGQAGEPPAGAAPEQQQRDPEGAGAPPQPRPAPAGAPYRARVLRVPGTGAGVAGRRSAAMTTTGRQVGSQRPVGGAAGRPHLVATLSAAAPHQRARGRRGPGILLRPSDVRLPVRQGRESNLILFCLDASGSMGARARVGAVKAAVLSLLLDAYQRRDKVGLVTFRAAAAELALPPTSSVEVAAARLAALPTGGRTPLAEGLLRAREVLRVERVRDPRRRPLLVVVTDGRATAGADALARARHVAGLLAAEGTPAVVVDCEQGRMRMRLAADLAGRLGAEHLPLESVAADALTDAVRSRTTSRAAGTVRSGSEAS; encoded by the coding sequence ATGGACGACATGGCGTTGGCGTTGAGTCTGTGTGCTGTCTCCCCAGCGATCGGCGGGGTGCTGGTCCGGGGTGAAAAGGGCACCGCGAAGTCGACTACGGTCCGGGCGCTGACCGCGCTGCTGCCGGCGGTCGACGTGATCGAGGGGTGCCGGTTCTCCTGCGCGCCGGACGCGGTAGATCCGCAGTGCCCGGACGGGCCGCATCCGGCGCCGGTCTCGGCGCGGACCCGGCCGGCTCGGTTGGTGGAGCTGCCGGTCGGCGCCAGCGAGGATCGGGTGCTCGGCGCGCTGCATCTCGAACGCGCGCTCAGCGAGGGCGTTACCGCATACGATCCCGGGCTGCTCGCGGCGGCGCATCGGGGGCTTCTTTACGTCGACGAGGTCAATCTGCTGCCTGACCACCTCGTCGACGTGCTGCTCGACGCGGCGGCGATGGGCCGGGCGACGGTGGAGCGGGAGAGCGTCTCGGTGACCCATGCTGCCCGGTTTGTCCTGGTGGGCACGATGAACCCGGAAGAGGGGGAGCTGCGCCCGCAGCTGCTGGACCGCTTCGGTCTCACCGTCGAGGTGGCGGCTAGCCGCGACCCGCAGGTCCGGGCCGAGGTGATGCGCCGACGGCTGGCCTACGAGGCCGACCCGGCAGGGTTCGCCGCCCGCTACGCCGAGGCCGACGCGGCGTTGGGTGCCCGGGTCGCCGACGCCCGCAAACTTCTGCCGACGGTACGGCTGACCGATGAGATGGTGACCCGAATTGCCGCCCTCTGTGCCGCCGCCGACGTCGACGGGGTGCGTGCCGACCTGGTGATCGCCCGGACCGCGCTGGCGCACGCCGCCTGGAGCGGGCGCACCGAGGTCGTCAACGGCGACGTCCGGGTCGCCGCCCGACTCGCCCTGCCGCACCGGCGTCGCCGCAACCCGTTCGACCCGCCGGAGCAGGACCAGGCCGACCTCGACCGGGCGCTCGACGACGCCGGCCTGGACGACACGCCGCCCGGCGAGCCGGACCCGCCCGCGGGCGGCCCACCGCCGGATGGTCCGCCCGACCCGGACGGACCGGATGACCCAGTTGACGGGCCCGATGGGCCGGGTGACGGGCCGGATGGGCCCGACGGGCCCGATGGGCCGGGTGATGCTCCACAACAGCCGGACGGGCCGGCCGGCCAGGCCGGCGAACCGCCGGCCGGCGCCGCGCCGGAGCAGCAACAGCGCGACCCGGAAGGTGCTGGCGCCCCGCCCCAGCCGCGACCAGCGCCGGCCGGCGCGCCGTACCGCGCGAGGGTGTTGCGGGTTCCCGGCACCGGCGCCGGGGTGGCGGGTCGGCGCTCGGCGGCGATGACCACCACCGGGCGCCAGGTCGGCTCGCAGCGGCCGGTCGGCGGTGCTGCCGGACGGCCGCACCTGGTGGCGACGTTGTCCGCCGCCGCGCCGCACCAGCGGGCCCGGGGTCGGCGCGGGCCCGGCATCCTGCTCCGCCCCAGCGACGTACGGTTGCCGGTGCGGCAGGGCCGGGAGAGCAACCTGATCCTGTTCTGCCTGGACGCCTCGGGGTCGATGGGCGCCCGAGCGCGGGTGGGTGCGGTCAAAGCGGCGGTGCTTTCGCTGCTACTCGATGCCTACCAGCGGCGGGACAAGGTCGGGCTGGTGACCTTCCGGGCCGCCGCCGCGGAGCTGGCGCTACCGCCAACCTCGAGCGTGGAGGTGGCCGCTGCCCGGCTGGCGGCCCTGCCCACCGGTGGGCGCACCCCGTTAGCGGAGGGTCTGTTGCGCGCCCGGGAGGTGCTGCGGGTCGAGCGGGTCCGTGACCCCCGGCGTCGCCCGCTGCTGGTGGTGGTCACCGACGGCCGGGCGACCGCTGGAGCCGACGCCCTCGCCCGGGCGCGGCACGTCGCCGGGCTGCTGGCCGCCGAGGGCACGCCCGCCGTGGTGGTCGACTGTGAGCAGGGTCGGATGCGGATGCGGCTCGCCGCCGATCTTGCCGGGCGGCTCGGTGCCGAGCATCTGCCCCTGGAGAGCGTCGCCGCCGACGCGCTCACCGACGCGGTGCGTTCCCGCACCACCTCCCGAGCTGCCGGGACCGTCCGATCTGGAAGCGAGGCCAGCTGA
- the cbiE gene encoding precorrin-6y C5,15-methyltransferase (decarboxylating) subunit CbiE, which yields MSTANPDQPVSVVGIGADGWAGLPDPGRTALAQAEVILGGRRQLALLPADLPAQRVPWPTPLLPALPTLLDDHSGQRLCVLASGDPLWFGIGAHLVRLLGRDRVRVLPHLSAITLACSRLGWPVEQVTVRSAVARDLDRVRRELVPGRLLLVLSPDATTPATLAQLLVDAGYGPSELTVLAALGSEHEQRIDGHAQQWHAGPADDLNIVAVRTVAAPDTRVLSTTPGLPDDAFEHDGALTKREARASALSRLAPTPGELLWDVGAGSGSIAVEWLRTDPTTAAIAIENRAERADRIIRNARTLGVPQLRVVRGRAPAALADLPSPDAVFVGGGLTAPELFDAVWAALRPGGRLVAHAITLEGERALVDQAARHGGDLTRLSVERAGPLGSFTGWAPARPVVQWAVSRP from the coding sequence ATGAGCACCGCGAACCCCGACCAACCGGTCTCGGTGGTGGGCATCGGCGCCGACGGCTGGGCCGGCCTGCCCGACCCCGGCCGGACCGCGCTCGCCCAGGCAGAGGTGATCCTGGGCGGCCGGCGCCAGCTGGCGCTGCTGCCGGCCGACCTGCCAGCGCAACGAGTCCCCTGGCCGACGCCGCTGCTGCCCGCCCTGCCGACCCTGCTCGACGACCACTCCGGACAGCGCCTCTGTGTGCTGGCCAGCGGCGACCCGCTCTGGTTCGGCATCGGCGCCCACCTGGTGCGGCTCCTCGGCCGCGACCGGGTCCGGGTGCTCCCCCACCTGTCCGCGATCACGCTGGCCTGCTCCCGGCTGGGCTGGCCCGTGGAGCAGGTGACAGTGCGCAGTGCGGTCGCCCGGGACCTCGACCGGGTGCGGCGCGAGCTTGTTCCGGGCCGGCTGCTGCTGGTCCTCAGCCCGGACGCCACCACCCCGGCGACGCTGGCGCAGCTGCTGGTCGACGCCGGCTACGGCCCGAGCGAGCTGACGGTGTTGGCGGCGCTCGGCTCGGAGCACGAACAGCGGATCGACGGTCACGCTCAGCAGTGGCACGCCGGGCCGGCCGACGACCTGAACATCGTCGCCGTCCGCACCGTCGCCGCCCCCGACACCCGGGTCTTGTCGACGACACCGGGGCTGCCCGACGACGCCTTCGAGCACGACGGCGCTCTGACCAAGCGGGAGGCGCGGGCCTCCGCCCTGTCCCGGCTCGCCCCCACCCCTGGTGAGCTGCTGTGGGACGTCGGTGCCGGCAGTGGCAGCATCGCGGTGGAGTGGCTGCGCACCGATCCGACCACGGCGGCGATCGCGATCGAAAACCGGGCCGAACGTGCCGATCGGATCATCCGCAACGCCCGTACGCTCGGGGTCCCACAGCTGCGGGTGGTGCGGGGACGTGCCCCGGCCGCGCTCGCCGACCTACCCTCGCCCGACGCGGTCTTCGTCGGCGGCGGACTCACCGCGCCCGAACTCTTCGATGCCGTCTGGGCCGCGCTGCGCCCCGGTGGCCGGCTGGTCGCGCACGCCATCACCCTGGAGGGCGAGCGGGCGCTGGTCGACCAGGCGGCCCGGCACGGCGGTGACCTCACCCGGCTGTCGGTGGAGCGGGCGGGACCGCTCGGCAGCTTCACCGGTTGGGCACCCGCCCGACCGGTGGTGCAGTGGGCGGTGAGCCGGCCGTGA
- the cobM gene encoding precorrin-4 C(11)-methyltransferase: MTVYFIGAGPGAADLITVRGQRIIARAQVCLYAGSLVPTELLDACPPGARLIDTADLTLDEIIAAMVEAHADGHDVARLCSGDPAVFSAVAEQTRRLDAAGVPCEIVPGVPAFSAAAATLRRELTVPTVGQTVILTRTQARSTPMPPGEELTELARSRATIVLHLAVARTRDLAAQLVEHYGAQCPVAVVANASRPDEVVLRGTLSDIADQVEAAGVRRTAVIIVGAVLAADSFPDSYLYSPGRDRAAKRPADQEG; this comes from the coding sequence GTGACTGTCTACTTCATCGGCGCCGGCCCCGGCGCCGCCGACCTGATCACCGTGCGCGGGCAGCGGATCATCGCCCGCGCCCAGGTCTGCCTCTACGCCGGCAGCCTCGTCCCCACCGAACTGCTCGACGCCTGCCCGCCCGGGGCGCGGCTGATCGACACCGCCGACCTCACCCTCGACGAGATCATCGCCGCGATGGTCGAGGCGCACGCTGACGGGCACGACGTAGCGCGGCTCTGCTCCGGCGATCCGGCCGTGTTCAGCGCCGTCGCCGAGCAGACCCGCCGGCTCGACGCGGCCGGCGTACCGTGCGAGATCGTCCCGGGCGTCCCCGCGTTCAGCGCCGCCGCGGCGACGCTGCGGCGAGAGCTGACCGTGCCGACGGTAGGGCAGACCGTGATCCTCACCCGGACGCAGGCTAGGTCCACCCCGATGCCGCCCGGCGAGGAGCTCACCGAGCTGGCGCGCAGCCGCGCCACCATCGTGCTGCACCTGGCGGTCGCCCGCACCCGGGACCTCGCCGCGCAGCTGGTCGAACACTATGGAGCACAGTGCCCGGTCGCGGTCGTCGCCAACGCCAGTCGGCCCGACGAGGTGGTGCTCCGCGGCACCCTGTCCGACATCGCCGACCAGGTCGAAGCTGCTGGTGTACGCCGAACCGCGGTGATCATCGTCGGCGCGGTGCTCGCCGCCGATTCCTTCCCCGACAGCTACCTGTATTCGCCGGGCCGGGACCGGGCGGCGAAGCGGCCGGCTGACCAGGAGGGGTGA